Genomic window (Chlorocebus sabaeus isolate Y175 chromosome 4, mChlSab1.0.hap1, whole genome shotgun sequence):
CTTGAAGTTTGAGGTGGATCACAAATACTTTTCAGTTTGCAAGTTCACTTCTGATCCCCAACACTGGCAAAGCTTCTGTAAAATGATTTTTGAAGGACAAGTATGCATCAcatatgtgaaaatgctttagTATAAGGAGAAGTGGCCAGAGATtgatgtttgcttatttattattttttgaggcagggtcttactctgttgcccaggttagagtgcagtggcattgatATGGCTCATGACAACCTTGACTTCTAGCACTctagtgattttcctgccttagcctcttaagtggctgggactacatgatcgcaccaccatgcctggctaatttttaaattttttgtacacatggggtctcactacgttgctgaggctggtctcaagccatcctcccattatggcctcccaaactgctggaattagaGGAGTGATGCCCAGcagatgtgtttttaaaatataaatacccaacaaactattctttttttttttttgagatgaagtcttactctgttgcccaggctggagtggagtggcctgatcttggctcactgcaacctccacctcctgagttcaagtgattctcctgcctcagcctccctagtagctgggattacaggcatgtgccaccacgcccagctaacttttgtatttttagtagagatgtggtttcaccatgttggccaggatggtctcagactcctgacctcaagtgatctcagcctcccaaaatgctgggattataggcgtgagccaccacatctggccgaTCCAACAAACTATTCTTAATGTGGCTTTGGGGACAGATAAAGTTCATGTGCAGAGTCTCTGAGCATTCACTCCAGTTTAGTGCCAACACTAGAAGTATTTAATATAGTAAAAACCAAAGAGACTAAGACTTATTGCTAGAAACCCAACAGCAGTGCAGTTTCACCAACCTTTTTATCCTTATCTTCCTCCAGTTTTGAAGAGCTCtcagaatatcttttcatttctgcaaGTTCTTCCTGAGCTTGCTGGAATTTTTGCAGAAGTTCATTTACTTCTTGCTCTTTGGATTTCAAGAGAGtctgaatattttccttttctcttttcacctGTGAGACCTCACTTCTAATCTGGGCAACCTCTGAATggaccttctctttctctttcactgatTCCTTTAATTTCGATGCTAACACACTCACTTCACTCTCTAAGGATGACTGGAGCTTTTCATAGGAAGACCGGGGTACCATTGCATCAGTCATAGCAGCTTTCTCTTCTAAGAGTTGTTTCTCCAGCTTTGCTACTTCCACTTCCTTGCTTGCAAGGTGTTCCTTAAgattgcttattttttcttccatctcttttgCTGCAGTCCGCAGCGTGGTTATCACTTGCAAATGTTCTGTGATAGAGACAGAGTTCTCTTTTTGTGCATCGACCAGTTGTTTGAGCTGGGTCAACTCGTTCAACACTTTTGAATACTGAGACTTCATTTCGGACAGTGCATCTTCTGCTTTAGCCCTGGACACGTTTGTCAATTGCATCAGTTTCTCATGCTCTGCTTTATGGATATATTCAGCTGTGATATCCTCTAGAGATTTCCTCTTCCGGTAATCCTCCAGTTCAGCCTGGGCTTCTTTGTACAGCTGTGACAGCTCGCTCACCTGTTTGTTGAGTTCATCTATCATCCTATTCATGGCTTCTTTCATGTCCTCAGCTTCATCACTGGCTTCCTGTGTCATCTGACTTTTTAgtgtgtcttttaatttcatGATTTCTTCTTGGGCCTCTTGGTATTTCTCAAACAAAAATGCTTTCTCCTTATTCATATTCTCAATAACAGAACAATATGAACTTTTCATTTCCTCATACTCTTCCACAGGTGGCTTAATCACTGTACCTTTCTCCCTCTCTACCAGCTTTTCCTCTAACTCTCttactttctctttatttctttcactttcttctaATGCATTCTGCAGATCCTGCTTGAGCACATTTATTTCCTCTTCCGTGACCCTCAGCTCATGGAGATGTGAATAATTATCCATGCTCTCAGGCGAGACAAGACCCAGTTTCATCTGCTTCTGCACACTAAGGACTTCTTTCATAGCCTCCTCGTATTTGCTCTGAGTTTCTTTAAGTTTCTGGCTGAGGTCAGAGCTGTTCTCGGAAATCTCAGTGTTGTTTAAGCATACCAGTTCTGCCCTTCGGGACTGGAGTTCAACCTGTAGCtgttttctctctgcctcagagCTCTCTAATCTCTTCTGTAAATCTTGCAAAATCTCTTGCAGTTGCTGAATTCTGACGTCACTGTCAGGCGTGGATTTACCTAAAGCATGTATTAAGACAGGTGGAGATGATTTGGAGTCTGGGGGAGAGGTTTCACCAGGTTTCCCCAGGGAGGGGCCCAAGTCAGTTTGGGTGGAATGATATGAGTCAAAGCTTAGGTCTGCTTCTGCCTCCTTGGGTGATTTGGCctaggaaaaaaagcaagaattaaATAATACGAAAGGGGTGGTTAGCTAAGCCAGCAACTAGAATGAGAGGAGTAAATCTGCAACTTTGGTATGGGAGAGTAGCATGATCACTTTGCCTGTGTATTCTCATGCCATGAAAAAAGATGGTCTGGGACATGAGTGGGACTAATGACACAAAGCTTGCTTTGGGTTCTATTGGGACAGATGATTGGTGTCactttgaaaacaataaaattgtttACTCTACAAAGCCTCCAATTcaaaattttacttcatttctttGATCATTCTGCTTATCAAGAGGGGTAATGGATATATAGTAcagctatttcttctttttattttttggtacagCCATTTCTTATCAAGCTCTTAAACCTGTTAAGTGATCAACTTTACTAAATGAATggataatattatatatacatgtacacatacacacatataatttaaaacataaaattctaatgtatatataaaatcaaaatataaaattttatatgtaaaattatacgTATCATTCtatgtatatagtatattttatatagaatttttctataaattttgtttacattttatttatataattaagcATATAGAATTTTTAATACTGATCATACTATGTGTATAATCATATATAATTTGCCAGTTGAATAA
Coding sequences:
- the RAI14 gene encoding ankycorbin isoform X1 → MKSLKAKFRKSDTNEWNKNDDRLLQAVENGDAEKVASLLGKKGASATKHDSEGKTAFHLAAAKGHVECLRVMVTHGVDVTAQDTTGHSALHLAAKNSHHECIRKLLQSKCPAESVDSSGKTALHYAAAQGCLQAVQMLCEHKSPINLKDLDGNIPLLLAVQNGHSEICHFLLDHGADVNSRNKSGRTALMLACEIGSSNVVEALIKKGADLNLVDTLGHNALHYSKLSENAGIQSLLLSKISQDADLKTPTKPKQHDQVSKISSERSGTPKKRKAPPPPISPTQLSDVSSPRSITSTPLSGKESVFFAEPPFKAEISSIRENKDRLSDSTTGADSLLDISSEADQQDLLALLQAKVASLTLHNKELQDKLQAKSPKEAEADLSFDSYHSTQTDLGPSLGKPGETSPPDSKSSPPVLIHALGKSTPDSDVRIQQLQEILQDLQKRLESSEAERKQLQVELQSRRAELVCLNNTEISENSSDLSQKLKETQSKYEEAMKEVLSVQKQMKLGLVSPESMDNYSHLHELRVTEEEINVLKQDLQNALEESERNKEKVRELEEKLVEREKGTVIKPPVEEYEEMKSSYCSVIENMNKEKAFLFEKYQEAQEEIMKLKDTLKSQMTQEASDEAEDMKEAMNRMIDELNKQVSELSQLYKEAQAELEDYRKRKSLEDITAEYIHKAEHEKLMQLTNVSRAKAEDALSEMKSQYSKVLNELTQLKQLVDAQKENSVSITEHLQVITTLRTAAKEMEEKISNLKEHLASKEVEVAKLEKQLLEEKAAMTDAMVPRSSYEKLQSSLESEVSVLASKLKESVKEKEKVHSEVAQIRSEVSQVKREKENIQTLLKSKEQEVNELLQKFQQAQEELAEMKRYSESSSKLEEDKDKKINEMSKEVTKLKEALNSLSQLSYSTSSSKRQSQQLEALQQQVKQLQNQLAECKKHHQEVISVYRMHLLYAVQGQMDEDVQKVLKQILTMCKNQSQKK
- the RAI14 gene encoding ankycorbin isoform X2, with amino-acid sequence MKSLKAKFRKSDTNEWNKNDDRLLQAVENGDAEKVASLLGKKGASATKHDSEGKTAFHLAAAKGHVECLRVMVTHGVDVTAQDTTGHSALHLAAKNSHHECIRKLLQSKCPAESVDSSGKTALHYAAAQGCLQAVQMLCEHKSPINLKDLDGNIPLLLAVQNGHSEICHFLLDHGADVNSRNKSGRTALMLACEIGSSNVVEALIKKGADLNLVDTLGHNALHYSKLSENAGIQSLLLSKISQDADLKTPTKPKQLSDVSSPRSITSTPLSGKESVFFAEPPFKAEISSIRENKDRLSDSTTGADSLLDISSEADQQDLLALLQAKVASLTLHNKELQDKLQAKSPKEAEADLSFDSYHSTQTDLGPSLGKPGETSPPDSKSSPPVLIHALGKSTPDSDVRIQQLQEILQDLQKRLESSEAERKQLQVELQSRRAELVCLNNTEISENSSDLSQKLKETQSKYEEAMKEVLSVQKQMKLGLVSPESMDNYSHLHELRVTEEEINVLKQDLQNALEESERNKEKVRELEEKLVEREKGTVIKPPVEEYEEMKSSYCSVIENMNKEKAFLFEKYQEAQEEIMKLKDTLKSQMTQEASDEAEDMKEAMNRMIDELNKQVSELSQLYKEAQAELEDYRKRKSLEDITAEYIHKAEHEKLMQLTNVSRAKAEDALSEMKSQYSKVLNELTQLKQLVDAQKENSVSITEHLQVITTLRTAAKEMEEKISNLKEHLASKEVEVAKLEKQLLEEKAAMTDAMVPRSSYEKLQSSLESEVSVLASKLKESVKEKEKVHSEVAQIRSEVSQVKREKENIQTLLKSKEQEVNELLQKFQQAQEELAEMKRYSESSSKLEEDKDKKINEMSKEVTKLKEALNSLSQLSYSTSSSKRQSQQLEALQQQVKQLQNQLAECKKHHQEVISVYRMHLLYAVQGQMDEDVQKVLKQILTMCKNQSQKK